The following proteins come from a genomic window of Halictus rubicundus isolate RS-2024b chromosome 8, iyHalRubi1_principal, whole genome shotgun sequence:
- the Dis3 gene encoding exosome complex exonuclease RRP44-like protein Dis3, translated as MLTSKVFFRKTKSGNVFKTVREHYLRDDIHCGSQACDKCLYRNKNIILDDEDTSVKNSRLSQPYYLLLDTNIVLDQIDILEEDVICNVIILQTVLEEVKHKSSTVFKKLKAIISETHRKFYVFINEHHKETYIERNPGESMNDRNDRAIRLATKWYNTHLAASNFNIKTVLLTDDSRNKELAEQEGVPVLSMEDYVLSLENSSLLADKLCKRSYGAENRGQQFFPCHLTPVQLHDGIKNGKFLQGTFTVSRENFLEGYVNTEGREKSILIQGRSNLNRAVDGDTVAIELLAEEEWSSPSDIVLQDEVEADANDVLETEKVLDKFVTTSKMEKTPTGKIVGIIRRNWRQYCGILQPSNIDGNVKHLFVPAERKIPKIRIETRQYELLRKQRIIVAIDSWPRNSRYPLGHFVRALGEIGDKATENEVILLEHDVPHSRFSDAVLGSLPKMPWCITESDIAQREDLRYLDVCSVDPPGCTDIDDALHCKPLPNGNFEVGVHIADVTHFIRPGTALDKEAALRATTVYLVDTRIQMIPELLSTNLCSLRGNEERFAFSCIWEIDADANIINTRYCKSIIRSRAAMTYDEAQLKIDDHTQQDVLAQSLRGLNNLAKKLKKKRLENGALVLASPEIRFQVDDETHDPIDVEAKKLKETNSMVEEFMLLANISVAKKIVEEFPECAVLRRHPEPPPANFEPLIKAGKNQGFAINVNSGKELAESLDQCHKEGNPYFNTMLRILATRCMMQAVYFISGMHQQSEYFHYGLACPIYTHFTSPIRRYADVMVHRLLAVCIGADATYPELLDKKKNHSLCHNLNYRNKMAQYAGRASVALNTHLFFREKIQDEEGYILFVRKNALQVLIPKYGLEGTLYLHDNKEAAVSFQYSVEDHSQTCGNIVFRTFDPVIVQICLDRSNVQHEKLIFKLVHPFISGFSVPPVSPQISCPVQQQSTAEVPKRKLDEDKHMEDSTETVESKKKKKKRKKKGKENQDH; from the exons atgttAACGTCAAAGGTTTTCTTCCGGAAAACCAAAAGCGGCAATGTCTTTAAG ACGGTCCGGGAGCATTATCTCCGGGATGACATTCACTGTGGCTCGCAAGCTTGCGATAAATGCTTGTACAGAAACAAAAATATCATTTTGGACGACGAAGATACCAGCGTAAAAAATTCTAGACTCTCGCAACCGTACTACCTTTTATTGGACACTAATATCGTTCTAGATCAA ATCGACATTTTGGAAGAAGATGTTATTTGTAATGTCATCATTTTGCAAACAGTGTTAGAGGAAGTAAAGCATAAAAGTTCCACAGTATTTAAAAAGTTGAAAGCTATTATCAGCGAGACGCATaggaaattttatgtatttattaatGAACATCACAA GGAGACATACATTGAACGTAATCCTGGTGAAAGCATGAATGACAGAAATGACAGAGCAATTCGTCTTGCGACAAAGTGGTACAACACTCATTTAGCTGCTAGCAATTTCAATATTAAAACTGTTCTATTAACAGACGATTCAAGGAACAAAGAATTAGCAGAACAGGAGGGTGTACCAGTCCTATCAA TGGAGGATTATGTACTATCATTAGAAAATTCAAGCCTGCTAGCAGATAAATTATGCAAACGTAGTTATGGAGCAGAGAACAGAGGCCAACAATTTTTCCCATGTCATCTTACCCCAGTTCAGCTGCACGATGGTATCAAAAATGGGAAATTTTTGCAAGGAACGTTTACAGTCTCTCGAGAGAATTTTCTTGAGGGTTATGTGAACACAGAAGGCAGAGAAAAATCT ATTCTTATTCAAGGTCGAAGTAACCTTAATAGAGCTGTTGATGGTGATACAGTCGCAATAGAGCTTTTAGCAGAGGAAGAATGGTCCTCTCCCAGTGATATTGTCCTGCAGGATGAAGTGGAAGCGGATGCAAATGATGTTCTTGAAACGGAGAAAGTATTAGACAAATTTGTTACCACCAGTAAAATGGAAAAAACGCCTACTGGAAAGATTGTTGGTATAATTAGAAGAAACTGGAGGCAGTACTGCGGGATATTGCAGCCTAGTAACATTGATGGG AATGTGAAACATTTGTTCGTCCCAGCTGAACGTAAAATACCGAAAATTCGAATCGAGACTAGACAGTACGAATTGTTGAGGAAACAGAGAATCATAGTTGCCATCGATTCATGGCCGCGAAACTCTAGATACCCCCTGGGTCACTTCGTTCGCGCTTTAGGCGAAATAGGAGACAAAGCGACCGAGAACGAAGTCATTCTTTTGGAACACGATGTTCCGCATAGTCGGTTCTCCGATGCCGTTCTTGGCTCGCTTCCTAAAATGCCTTGGTGTATCACTGAATCT GACATAGCACAGCGAGAGGATCTCAGGTATCTAGATGTATGCTCGGTCGACCCTCCAGGATGTACAGACATTGATGATGCACTCCATTGCAAACCATTACCCAATGGTAATTTTGAAGTCGGTGTACACATCGCTGATGTAACACACTTTATTAGACCTGGCACAGCTTTGGACAAAGAAGCTGCGTTGCGAGCGACAACTGTATATTTGGTTGACACAAGGATTCAAATGATTCCAG aATTACTTAGTACAAATCTATGTTCTCTAAGAGGAAACGAAGAAAGATTTGCATTCTCTTGTATATGGGAAATTGACGCTGATGCAAATATAATTAACACCAGATATTGCAAGTCTATAATTCGTTCACGGGCAGCCATGACCTACGACGAAGCCCAATTGAAAATAGACGACCACACTCAGCAAGATGTACTTGCACAGTCATTGAGAGGTCTTAATAATTTAGCGAAGAAGTTAAAAAAGAAACGTTTAGAAAACGG TGCACTGGTACTAGCTTCGCCAGAAATTCGTTTCCAAGTTGATGACGAGACTCACGATCCTATCGACGTGGAggcgaagaaattaaaagaaaccaATTCCATGGTCGAAGAGTTCATGTTGCTTGCCAACATATCGGTCGCTAAAAAGATTGTTGAAGAATTCCCCGAGTGTGCAGTGTTGAGAAGACATCCGGAACCACCGCCGGCCAATTTCGAGCCTCTAATAAAAGCAGGAAAAAATCAG GGCTTCGCTATAAACGTCAACAGCGGAAAGGAATTGGCAGAATCTTTAGATCAATGTCATAAAGAGGGCAATCCGTACTTTAACACTATGTTAAGAATACTGGCAACTCGTTGCATGATGCAGGCCGTGTACTTCATTAGTGGCATGCACCAGCAAAGTGAATACTTCCATTATGGTTTAGCGTGCCCTATTTATACCCACTTCACGTCGCCCATTCGAAG ATACGCGGACGTGATGGTTCATCGTTTATTGGCGGTCTGCATAGGAGCTGATGCCACTTATCCCGAATTATTGGATAAAAAGAAGAACCATTCTCTCTGCCATAATCTgaattatcgaaataaaatggcTCAGTACGCCGGTCGTGCATCCGTTGCACTTAATACTCAT CTGTTCTTCCGAGAGAAAATACAAGACGAGGAGGGATACATACTTTTCGTGCGAAAGAACGCTTTGCAAGTGCTGATTCCGAAGTACGGTCTAGAAGGAACTTTGTACTTGCACGACAACAAAGAAGCAGCTGTTTCGTTCCAATACAGCGTAGAGGATCATTCGCAAACTTGTGGGAATATCGTCTTCCGCACGTTTGATCCTGTTATTGTGCAAATTTGTTTGGACAGGTCTAATGTACAGCACGAGAAATTGATATTCAAACTTGTTCATCCATTT ATCTCAGGATTTAGCGTCCCTCCGGTGAGTCCACAGATCTCATGTCCTGTGCAACAACAAAGTACAGCAGAAGTACCGAAACGAAAGTTAGACGAAGATAAACATATGGAGGATAGTACTGAAACAGTTGAaagcaaaaagaagaaaaagaagaggaagaagaaggggaaaGAGAATCAGGATCATTAA